A single genomic interval of Amycolatopsis albispora harbors:
- a CDS encoding IclR family transcriptional regulator: MPRDPQRGAGLRRDFALLEALASPEAAAEGGLGVLRLAELTGREKSQVSRAMRALAEEGVVERHPGTLRYQLGWRLFALVSRAAQTRLERQAEPVMHRLAAEVEETTHLCVLRENGVLTVFSVSPGHSFRLAGSEGHSTHSACTSVGRVLLTELSPDELHIRFGTDEPLCAEHPIRPHSIAELWVELNRVREQGYAVVDEEYEPGLVGVSAPIRDFRGRAVAALNIAAPKSRLGDRLHDAGRRTRRAAGEISLLLGHRPQR, encoded by the coding sequence GTGCCCCGGGATCCGCAGCGAGGAGCTGGTCTCCGCCGGGATTTCGCCCTGCTCGAGGCGCTCGCCTCCCCGGAGGCCGCCGCCGAGGGCGGGCTCGGCGTGCTCCGGCTGGCCGAGCTGACCGGCCGCGAGAAGAGCCAGGTGTCCAGGGCGATGCGGGCGCTGGCCGAGGAGGGCGTGGTCGAGCGGCACCCCGGCACGCTGCGTTACCAGCTCGGCTGGCGGCTGTTCGCGCTGGTCTCCCGGGCCGCCCAGACCCGGCTGGAGCGGCAGGCCGAACCGGTCATGCACCGGCTCGCCGCCGAGGTCGAAGAGACCACGCACCTGTGTGTGCTGCGGGAAAACGGCGTGCTGACGGTGTTCTCGGTGTCGCCCGGGCACTCGTTCCGGCTGGCGGGCAGCGAAGGGCATTCGACGCACTCGGCGTGCACCTCGGTCGGCCGGGTGCTGCTGACCGAGCTCAGCCCGGACGAGCTGCACATCCGGTTCGGCACCGACGAACCGCTCTGCGCCGAGCACCCGATCCGCCCGCACAGCATCGCCGAGCTGTGGGTCGAGCTGAACCGGGTGCGCGAGCAGGGCTACGCCGTGGTCGACGAGGAGTACGAACCGGGCCTGGTCGGCGTTTCGGCGCCGATCCGGGACTTCCGCGGCCGCGCGGTGGCGGCGCTGAACATCGCCGCGCCCAAGTCACGCCTCGGCGACCGCCTGCACGACGCGGGCCGCCGCACCCGGCGCGCGGCGGGCGAGATCTCGCTCCTGCTCGGGCACCGGCCTCAGCGGTAG
- a CDS encoding mandelate racemase/muconate lactonizing enzyme family protein — MKIVEITVDQLRLELDPPFAAAWDPVPRTAFDATVVRVHTDAGLTGIGSGDTMAGFDAYRHLFLGTDPLDISRHVRAIESANFHGASYWPLEAALWDIIGKASGQPVSMLFGNAAKRLPAYASTGELKTAEQRVEASLEMAKTGFRALKIRIDRHRLDEGVDVVRAVREALGDGVDLMVDLNQSWRMPGDVEPAMDFAKVREVVRRLADLGVFWVEEPLPYADVAGFKALRSSGVRVAAGEMQSSVPELLAYLEADALDVYQMDVVLSVGMHRARTLAELARLKHRQFTPHSWTNGIGVLANLHVAAGVGATPYFEFPYDPPGWTPARRDFMLAQPLMIDVDGDLVVPASPGLGIELDESAIDATRTR; from the coding sequence ATGAAGATCGTCGAGATCACCGTGGACCAGCTCCGGCTGGAGCTGGACCCGCCGTTCGCCGCGGCGTGGGATCCGGTTCCACGCACCGCTTTCGACGCGACCGTGGTGCGCGTGCACACCGACGCGGGGCTGACCGGCATCGGCTCCGGCGACACCATGGCCGGGTTCGACGCCTACCGCCACCTGTTCCTCGGCACCGACCCGCTGGACATCTCGCGGCACGTGCGTGCCATCGAATCGGCGAACTTCCACGGTGCCAGCTATTGGCCGCTGGAAGCGGCGTTGTGGGACATCATCGGGAAAGCCAGCGGGCAGCCGGTGTCGATGCTGTTCGGCAACGCGGCGAAACGCCTGCCTGCCTACGCTTCCACCGGTGAGCTGAAAACCGCGGAGCAGCGGGTCGAAGCCTCGCTGGAAATGGCGAAGACCGGGTTCCGCGCGCTGAAGATCCGGATCGACCGGCACCGGCTCGACGAGGGCGTGGACGTGGTGCGGGCGGTGCGCGAGGCGCTCGGTGACGGCGTGGACCTGATGGTCGACCTGAACCAGTCGTGGCGGATGCCGGGTGACGTCGAACCGGCGATGGACTTCGCGAAGGTGCGCGAGGTGGTCCGGCGGCTGGCCGACCTCGGGGTGTTCTGGGTGGAGGAACCGCTGCCGTACGCCGACGTCGCCGGGTTCAAGGCGCTGCGCTCGTCCGGGGTGCGCGTCGCGGCCGGTGAGATGCAGTCGTCGGTGCCGGAACTGCTGGCGTACCTGGAAGCCGACGCGCTCGACGTGTACCAGATGGACGTGGTGCTCTCGGTCGGCATGCACCGGGCCCGCACGCTCGCCGAACTGGCGCGGCTGAAGCACCGCCAGTTCACCCCGCACAGCTGGACCAACGGCATCGGCGTGCTGGCCAACCTGCACGTGGCCGCCGGGGTGGGCGCCACCCCGTACTTCGAGTTCCCGTACGACCCGCCCGGCTGGACCCCGGCTCGCCGGGACTTCATGCTCGCCCAGCCGCTGATGATCGATGTGGACGGTGATCTGGTGGTACCCGCTTCGCCAGGGCTCGGGATCGAGCTGGACGAATCCGCCATCGACGCGACCAGGACGCGCTGA
- a CDS encoding aldehyde dehydrogenase, which translates to MERLFVNGSFVDPVAGETFETRAPRDGSLLAEVASGQSEDVDLAVRAARQSFEDGRWRSQPPAARKRVLLKLAELMRANSEELARVESMDTGKPIGEASRVDVAKAADTFTWYAEAIDKVYGEIAPTGGDTLALVSREPLGVIGAVVPWNYPLMITSWKLAPALAAGNSVVLKPAEQSPLSALVLARLAAEAGLPDGVLNVVTGFGETAGRALGLHPDVDKIAFTGSAPVGRAFLGYAAASNGKQVSVEAGGKSPQLVLPDVSDVDKAAEAIAWGFCYNAGQTCNAGSRLVVHSSIAADLVEAVRKVLAGFTVGDPLDPATTLGPLIDDTQLGTVLGYLDVGREEATVVHGGRRLHEETGGWYVEPAVLEGVPNTATVAQEEIFGPVLATTTFEELDEGVRIANETRFGLAASVWTADLRTAHRVAARLRAGTVWVNTFDASDVITPFGGFGETGGGRDKSLHALDGYTGLKTTWFDLS; encoded by the coding sequence ATGGAACGCCTGTTCGTCAACGGGTCCTTTGTGGACCCGGTAGCCGGTGAGACGTTCGAGACGCGGGCGCCACGCGACGGCAGCCTGCTCGCGGAAGTGGCTTCGGGGCAGAGCGAGGACGTCGACCTCGCGGTGCGTGCCGCCCGCCAGTCCTTTGAGGACGGACGATGGCGGTCGCAGCCGCCGGCCGCGCGCAAGCGCGTGCTGCTGAAGCTGGCGGAGTTGATGCGTGCCAACAGCGAGGAACTGGCACGCGTGGAGAGCATGGACACCGGCAAGCCGATCGGTGAGGCGAGCCGCGTCGACGTGGCCAAGGCGGCCGACACCTTCACCTGGTACGCGGAGGCGATCGACAAGGTCTACGGCGAGATCGCGCCCACCGGCGGCGACACGCTCGCGCTGGTCAGCCGCGAGCCGCTGGGCGTGATCGGCGCGGTGGTCCCGTGGAACTACCCGCTGATGATCACCTCGTGGAAGCTGGCGCCCGCGCTGGCCGCCGGGAACTCCGTGGTGCTCAAGCCGGCCGAGCAGTCGCCGCTGTCGGCGCTGGTGCTGGCCAGGCTGGCCGCCGAGGCCGGGCTGCCGGACGGCGTGCTCAACGTGGTGACCGGGTTCGGGGAGACCGCGGGCCGGGCGCTGGGACTGCACCCGGACGTGGACAAGATCGCGTTCACCGGTTCGGCGCCGGTGGGCCGGGCGTTCCTCGGGTACGCCGCCGCGTCCAACGGCAAGCAGGTCTCCGTCGAGGCGGGTGGCAAGTCGCCGCAGCTGGTGCTGCCCGATGTGTCCGATGTGGACAAGGCGGCGGAGGCGATCGCCTGGGGCTTCTGCTACAACGCCGGGCAGACCTGCAACGCCGGGTCCCGGCTGGTGGTGCACTCGTCAATCGCCGCGGACCTGGTCGAAGCGGTGCGCAAGGTGCTGGCCGGGTTCACCGTCGGCGACCCGCTGGACCCGGCGACCACGCTCGGCCCGCTCATCGACGACACCCAGCTCGGCACCGTGCTCGGTTATCTCGACGTAGGCCGCGAGGAGGCGACAGTCGTCCACGGTGGACGGAGGCTGCACGAGGAAACCGGCGGCTGGTACGTCGAACCCGCCGTGCTGGAGGGCGTGCCGAACACCGCGACCGTGGCGCAGGAGGAGATCTTCGGCCCGGTGCTGGCCACCACCACCTTCGAGGAGCTGGACGAGGGCGTCCGGATCGCCAACGAAACGCGGTTCGGCCTGGCCGCCTCGGTGTGGACGGCCGACCTGCGCACCGCGCACCGGGTGGCCGCCCGGCTGCGGGCGGGCACGGTGTGGGTCAACACCTTCGACGCCAGCGACGTGATCACCCCGTTCGGCGGGTTCGGCGAAACCGGTGGCGGGCGCGACAAGTCGCTGCACGCGCTCGACGGCTACACCGGGCTCAAGACGACCTGGTTCGATCTGTCGTGA
- a CDS encoding iron-containing alcohol dehydrogenase family protein, translating into MKTRVEFGIGATGALPALVDDLGYRRAFVVTDNGLRATGVLGRVLRTLERAGIPYGCYESVRANPSVSIIEEGGQVLRRYGEAAVIGVGGGSALDAAKAISLQAAGPGADGQPVIAIPTTAGTGAETNGFGVFEDAGRKVYWGHESVRPVAVVLDPELTVGLPPRVTAVTGVDALVHGIESLSSPRADSESIRYAGRAIAKVTRWLPVAVRDGANLEARAGMLLGAHLAGLALTRSGLGLVHGFGHAITARLGVSHGLALSGVLEPVMRYSASAAAPAYAQVALAGGHGSALGLAGELLDRVGVRPTLAQLGVTRELVPELAAAALADPVTDNAPLRPSDQEAIELLASAL; encoded by the coding sequence GTGAAAACGCGGGTGGAGTTCGGCATCGGGGCCACCGGCGCGCTGCCCGCGCTGGTCGATGACCTCGGGTACCGGCGCGCGTTCGTGGTCACCGACAACGGGTTGCGGGCCACCGGTGTGCTCGGGCGGGTGCTGCGAACGCTGGAACGCGCCGGAATTCCTTACGGCTGTTACGAAAGCGTGCGCGCCAATCCGTCGGTCTCGATCATCGAGGAGGGCGGGCAGGTGCTGCGTCGGTACGGCGAAGCCGCGGTGATCGGCGTCGGTGGTGGTTCGGCGCTGGACGCGGCCAAGGCGATTTCGCTGCAGGCGGCCGGGCCCGGTGCGGACGGCCAGCCGGTGATCGCCATCCCGACCACCGCGGGCACGGGCGCGGAGACCAACGGCTTCGGCGTGTTCGAGGACGCCGGGCGGAAGGTCTACTGGGGACACGAGTCGGTCCGGCCGGTGGCCGTGGTGCTGGACCCGGAGCTGACCGTCGGGCTGCCGCCGCGGGTCACCGCGGTGACCGGCGTGGACGCGCTGGTGCACGGGATCGAGTCGCTGTCGTCGCCGCGTGCGGACTCGGAGTCGATCCGGTACGCGGGCCGGGCCATCGCGAAGGTGACGCGGTGGCTGCCGGTGGCCGTGCGGGACGGGGCGAACCTGGAGGCACGCGCGGGCATGCTGCTCGGCGCGCACCTGGCCGGGCTGGCGCTGACCAGGTCCGGGCTGGGCCTGGTGCACGGCTTCGGCCACGCGATCACCGCGCGGCTCGGCGTCTCGCACGGGCTGGCGCTCTCCGGCGTGCTGGAGCCGGTGATGCGGTATTCGGCGAGCGCGGCGGCGCCCGCGTACGCGCAGGTGGCGCTGGCCGGTGGGCACGGTTCGGCGCTCGGCCTGGCCGGTGAGCTGCTGGACCGGGTGGGCGTGCGGCCCACGCTCGCGCAGCTGGGCGTGACCCGTGAGCTGGTGCCGGAGCTGGCCGCGGCGGCGCTCGCGGATCCGGTCACCGACAACGCGCCGCTGCGGCCGAGCGACCAGGAGGCGATCGAGCTGCTCGCATCGGCGCTATGA